The DNA region CACGGCCACGCTGGTAGGCTTTGACCGATCATTGACGCGGGCGGCGGCGAACCTTGGGGCGAACCCGGTGACGACGTTCTTCCGGATCCAGATGCCGCTGATCCTGCCGGGCGTGATCTCGGGCGGGTTGTTTGCGTTCATCACGTCCTTTGACGAGGTGGTCGTGGTCATCTTCGTGGGCTCCGCCGGGCAGCAAACATTGCCGTGGCAGATGTTCACCGGCCTGCGGGAACAGATCAGCCCGACAATCCTGGCGGCGGCGACCGTGCTCGTGGCCATCTCGGTCATCCTGCTGACGGTCGTGGAACTCCTGCGCCAACGGTCAGAACGCCTGCGGGGCATTGCGCCGCATTGAGGGCGGAACGCCGCCTTTGTAAGGCTGCATTCCTTTCCAAGTTGCGGCACGTTTGCCTGTCACTTACGTGGGACGTGCCCCCTTAAAATCGTGGATGACCTGTGCCCTATTCGATTTACATGCTGCCCGAAGGCTTGATGACCGTGACCGGCACCAATGGGGGCAACGGTCTGGATGGTCAGAACCAGGGCTCGGGCGTGCATCTTTCACCCACATCCACCACGCCGGGTGCGACGATCACGCTCAATTCGAATGCGTGGCAAGAGATTGAGATCAACGACAATGACACCAGTTTTGGTGACAATGACGGCGGCCAGCGGCTGGTGAACTCGGAAACGGTGGAGACATCGCCGGGTGTGTTCGAGACCTTCAACGTCAACACCAGGGTAGAGGCGGAATATTCCATCGTCGTCGAAGACCCTGGTGGGGTGCAATACACGCTGGCGGCGTTCAACTTTTCCACAGGGTCTCCGTCATACGGAACCGTGGAGGGCTTGGCGTTTATCGGCCCTCAGGGGGGCTTCCCGCCAATCGGCGTGCCGCTGACTGTTGTCTCGAACCAGGAAGGTCCCAACTTCGATGAAGCGACCTATGCCACCCCGATTTGCTTCGCCCAAGGGACACTGATTGCCACGCCCGACGGCGATGTCGCGGTGGAGGAGCTGGCAGTCGGGGGGCTGGTCAGCACCGTCGAGCATGGGGCCGAGCCAATCCGGTGGATCGGCCGTAAGACCTTCCCCGCAAGGGGCGCCTTCGCGCCGGTGGAATTCGCGCCGGGTGCCATTGGCAACACGCGGCGTCTGCGCGTCTCTCGCCAGCATCGTCTGCTGTTGACCGGCTGGCGGGCCGAGCTGTTGTTCGGCGAAGAGGCGGTGTGGGTCCCCGCGGCCTATTTCCTTGATCGTCCCGGCGTGCGTGTGGCGGAGGGCGGGGAGGTCACCTATTTCCACGTCTTGCTGGACGGTCACAGAACGCTTCTGGCCGAAGGGGTGGAGGCGGAAAGCCTGCACCCCGGCGACATCGCGCTTTGCGGCATGGGGGCATCGGCGGAAGCGGAACTCTTCGCGATGTTCCCGGAGCTGGAGAGGCTGCGCACCCGCACCATGTCGCGCCCCGCCGTCCGCGCGATTGAGGCGCAGGTTGCCCTCGCCAACTGACCGGACCCTTACGGCAAGATCAGCAACCAGACCGATGCACTCACCACCGTCAGCGCCGTGCCCAAAAGAACGGTCGTCGCCACGACCCGGCGCGCGACCCCATACATATTCGCAAAGATATAGGCGTTGACCCCGGGGGCCATGGAGGCGGTCAGAACAGCACTGCGCATTTGCCCGGTGCTGAGCCCGCCAAGGCTTCCGATGGTCCATGTGATCGCCGGATGCACGAACAGGGCCAGCGCACACAGCATGGCAATTGCGCCCGCGTCGCCCTCGGGTTTGTAGCGGTACAACACGCCACCCAAGCCAAACAGGGCTGCCGGCAAGGCGGCGCGGATCATCAGATCGAGCGCATCTTGCGCCACTGCCGGGATGGTCAGGCCCGAGAAGTTCACGGCAAACCCGGCCATGATTCCGATCATCAGCGAGTTTCGGAAGATCGCATCGGCCACGGTCTTGACCAAGGCGATCCCGCGCGTTTCGGCGCGCACAAACTCCATCGTGGTAATGCCGATCAGGAAGCAGAAGCCCGCGTTGAAGGCGATGATCGTATAGTTTGGCGCAAGAGAGGCGGGGCCAAAGGCCCGCTCCATGACCGGCAGACCCAAAAGGACGGTATTGGCGAACATCACCGCAAAACCCATGGCCACACAATCGGGCCAGGGACGTCCAAACAGAAGCCGCGCGCCAAAGATGCCCAGGACAAAGCACGCCCCCGCGCCGCCGTAGTAGGCCCCCAGAAGCCACAGGTTGAACTCCGCGCTCAGGTCCAGTGTCGCGATGGCAGTGAACAGTAGGCAGGGGATCGCAAACTTCTGGGTGAAGACCATCAGGCCATCGACGGCGCTGTCGGCAAACAACCCGCGCCACACCGCGACATATCCTGCACCGACCACAAGGAAGACCGGCAGGACGACTGTCAGAAGATCGCCCATTCAGACCTGATACGTCAGTGTCAGCCCATCATAGGCCGGGATTACATTGTCCGGTGTCTCGTCGGCAATCGTTTGATAATCCAGATCAATATGCATGTTCGTCAGCACGGCGCGGCGCGGATTTGCTCGCTTGATCCAGGCCAGCGAATTATCCAGATGGCTGTGGCTGGGATGTGGCGTGCGGCGCAGGGCGTCCAGGATCCAGGTGTCGAGGCCTTGCAGCATCGGCCAGGTATCCTCCGGGATCGCAGAGACATCGGGCAGGTAGGCCACGTCCCCGATGCGGAAGCCAAGCGCATCGATATTGCCGTGGTTGACCTCAAACGGGGCGAAGGTAATTGATCCTCCCTCGCCGTCAATCGTGACATCGCCGCCCAGGTGATTGATGTCGAGGATTGGCGGATAGGCCGAGCCCGGCGGCTGCACGAAGGCATAGCCAAACCGGTTCAGCAGGTCGTTCGTCGTCGCGCCGTCCGCATAGACAGGCAGGCGCGCGCGCATGTTGAAGACGATCATTCGCAGGTCATCCAGCCCGTGGACATGGTCGGCATGGGCGTGGGTGTATAGCACCGCATCAAGTCGCCCGATCCCGGCATCCAGAAGCTGTGCGCGCAGGTCCGGTGACGTGTCGATCAGCACCGTCGTCGTGCCACTTTCCCCCTCCCGTTCAACGAGGAGGGAGCATCTGCGCCGTGCGTTTCTCGGGTTCGCCGGATCACATTCCCCCCAATGGCCACCCAGTCGCGGCACACCGCCCGAGGAGCCGCAGCCCAGGATGGTGAAGCGCAACTCAGCCATTGCTGGGCCCCGGTGCGGCTTTCCAGAACAGGCGGTCGAAGTTCTCGGTCGTCTGGCGCGCGAAGTCTGCGTAGCTGACGCCAAAGGTCTCCGCCGCTGCCCGCGCGGTGTGGGCGGTGAAGGCGGGCTCATTGCGTTTGCCGCGATGGGGCGGCGGGGCGAGGTAGGGGCTGTCGGTTTCCACAAGGATGCGATCCAGCGGGGCGCTCCTGAAAATATCGCGCAATTCCTGAGACTTGGGGAAGGCGGTGATGCCGGACATGGACAGATAAAAGCCCAGATCCAGCGCCGTCTGGGCCAG from Jannaschia sp. CCS1 includes:
- a CDS encoding Hint domain-containing protein; the encoded protein is MPYSIYMLPEGLMTVTGTNGGNGLDGQNQGSGVHLSPTSTTPGATITLNSNAWQEIEINDNDTSFGDNDGGQRLVNSETVETSPGVFETFNVNTRVEAEYSIVVEDPGGVQYTLAAFNFSTGSPSYGTVEGLAFIGPQGGFPPIGVPLTVVSNQEGPNFDEATYATPICFAQGTLIATPDGDVAVEELAVGGLVSTVEHGAEPIRWIGRKTFPARGAFAPVEFAPGAIGNTRRLRVSRQHRLLLTGWRAELLFGEEAVWVPAAYFLDRPGVRVAEGGEVTYFHVLLDGHRTLLAEGVEAESLHPGDIALCGMGASAEAELFAMFPELERLRTRTMSRPAVRAIEAQVALAN
- a CDS encoding AEC family transporter, with product MGDLLTVVLPVFLVVGAGYVAVWRGLFADSAVDGLMVFTQKFAIPCLLFTAIATLDLSAEFNLWLLGAYYGGAGACFVLGIFGARLLFGRPWPDCVAMGFAVMFANTVLLGLPVMERAFGPASLAPNYTIIAFNAGFCFLIGITTMEFVRAETRGIALVKTVADAIFRNSLMIGIMAGFAVNFSGLTIPAVAQDALDLMIRAALPAALFGLGGVLYRYKPEGDAGAIAMLCALALFVHPAITWTIGSLGGLSTGQMRSAVLTASMAPGVNAYIFANMYGVARRVVATTVLLGTALTVVSASVWLLILP
- a CDS encoding MBL fold metallo-hydrolase — protein: MAELRFTILGCGSSGGVPRLGGHWGECDPANPRNARRRCSLLVEREGESGTTTVLIDTSPDLRAQLLDAGIGRLDAVLYTHAHADHVHGLDDLRMIVFNMRARLPVYADGATTNDLLNRFGYAFVQPPGSAYPPILDINHLGGDVTIDGEGGSITFAPFEVNHGNIDALGFRIGDVAYLPDVSAIPEDTWPMLQGLDTWILDALRRTPHPSHSHLDNSLAWIKRANPRRAVLTNMHIDLDYQTIADETPDNVIPAYDGLTLTYQV